Proteins co-encoded in one Candidatus Nitrosacidococcus tergens genomic window:
- a CDS encoding PEP-CTERM sorting domain-containing protein encodes MKLSKISAALTLSTVLAMNVHANLITNGDFSTVTGGITDPTQFGTASGNGYTASNFITDWTGNDGYEIWYPSTSAATGTEAHSQWGQGSSANTGKEMLWAVTTPPSGSGSFVGLDGEQTSGVQSSISQTIGDLTIGQQYTLTFDWGAAQMQSRTGDTTEHLAVTFGSDTQDTNTIDNPSGHFTGWQSGTMTFTATAASQTLTFLSVGTPTGLPPMALLTNVSMVPNTVPEPSVMMLFGAGLLGLTFFTRRRAIDLL; translated from the coding sequence ATGAAATTATCAAAAATATCTGCTGCACTCACCTTGAGTACAGTACTTGCAATGAACGTTCATGCAAATTTAATTACAAATGGGGACTTTTCTACTGTTACTGGCGGTATCACTGACCCTACTCAGTTTGGTACTGCAAGCGGTAATGGCTATACAGCATCTAACTTTATTACAGATTGGACGGGAAACGATGGTTATGAGATCTGGTATCCAAGTACATCAGCAGCTACTGGTACGGAAGCTCATAGTCAATGGGGACAGGGTAGTAGTGCAAATACTGGTAAAGAAATGTTATGGGCAGTTACTACACCACCTAGTGGATCTGGCTCATTCGTAGGCTTAGATGGTGAGCAGACATCTGGTGTCCAATCTAGTATTAGCCAAACTATCGGTGATTTAACAATTGGTCAACAGTATACCCTAACTTTTGATTGGGGTGCAGCGCAAATGCAAAGCCGTACTGGAGATACTACAGAACATCTCGCAGTTACTTTTGGTAGTGATACACAAGATACTAATACTATAGATAATCCTTCTGGACATTTTACTGGCTGGCAGTCTGGGACTATGACTTTTACTGCAACTGCAGCAAGCCAAACCTTAACGTTTCTTTCTGTAGGTACCCCAACTGGGCTTCCTCCTATGGCATTATTAACGAATGTATCTATGGTACCTAATACTGTACCAGAGCCTTCTGTGATGATGCTCTTTGGTGCTGGGTTACTTGGGCTAACCTTCTTTACTCGCCGTCGTGCCATTGATTTATTATAA
- a CDS encoding sterol desaturase family protein: MNALIATILHLSVWLFLLCAIFVPLERAFKIEKQDFFRAQFWVDLGYYMLNGVVSGIVLTPPLAIMGGFIYQLIPTHIHEILNGLPGGTRLALSLMVGELGFYWAHRLTHAVPLLWRFHAIHHSAKEVDFLTNTRAHPVDILFTRICTFLPVLSLGLTGDSSTVTALFLVIGVTWGFFIHANIRWRFGLLENFIASPFFHHWHHTNMGQRDRNYASMLPILDHIFGTYISPKHWPTQYGIDAPMPASFFGQLIKPFLNLYSATTRRTS; this comes from the coding sequence ATGAATGCGTTAATTGCTACCATCTTACATCTATCTGTTTGGCTATTTCTGCTCTGTGCTATTTTTGTTCCCTTAGAGCGAGCATTTAAAATTGAGAAGCAGGATTTTTTTCGCGCTCAATTTTGGGTTGATCTCGGCTATTATATGCTCAATGGGGTAGTTTCTGGCATAGTGCTGACACCACCTTTAGCGATTATGGGCGGCTTTATTTACCAGCTGATTCCAACCCACATACATGAGATACTCAATGGATTACCCGGAGGAACTCGCCTTGCTTTATCACTCATGGTAGGAGAATTAGGTTTTTACTGGGCCCATCGTCTTACCCATGCTGTGCCTTTACTCTGGCGGTTTCATGCTATTCATCATAGTGCTAAAGAAGTGGATTTTTTAACCAATACCCGTGCTCATCCTGTAGATATTCTTTTCACGCGCATATGTACTTTTCTCCCCGTACTTTCCCTAGGGTTGACTGGAGATTCCTCTACGGTGACTGCATTGTTTTTAGTCATTGGTGTGACTTGGGGATTTTTTATTCACGCTAATATCCGCTGGCGTTTTGGGCTATTAGAAAATTTTATTGCCTCTCCTTTTTTTCACCATTGGCACCATACCAATATGGGGCAACGGGATCGAAATTATGCTTCCATGTTGCCTATCTTAGATCATATTTTTGGTACTTATATTTCTCCTAAACACTGGCCGACTCAATATGGCATTGATGCTCCCATGCCTGCTTCATTTTTTGGGCAACTCATTAAACCTTTTCTTAACCTTTATTCCGCTACTACCCGTCGTACTTCTTAA
- a CDS encoding PEP-CTERM sorting domain-containing protein — protein sequence MKLSKISTALTLSTALAMSAHAAPINLVQNGDFSDVGGITDPTQFGSRNNNGYVASDFIANWTGNEGYEIWYPDAASATSVNATSEWGETSTKNTNKEMLWAIAPAPNGTNTFVGLDGDQTSGVQSSISQTIGDLTIGQQYTLTFDWGAAQMQSRDGDTQEYLAVTFGSDTQDTSTIDNPSHSFTGWQSETMTFTATAASQTLTFLSVGTPSGLPPMALLTNVSMVANVPEPSVMMLFGTGLIGLAFISRRRTVTLE from the coding sequence ATGAAATTATCAAAAATATCTACTGCACTCACCTTGAGTACAGCACTTGCAATGAGTGCTCATGCTGCTCCTATTAATTTAGTACAAAATGGGGACTTTTCTGATGTTGGCGGTATCACTGACCCTACTCAGTTTGGTTCTAGAAATAATAATGGCTATGTAGCATCTGACTTTATTGCAAATTGGACGGGAAACGAGGGTTATGAGATCTGGTATCCAGATGCAGCATCAGCAACTAGTGTAAATGCCACTTCAGAATGGGGAGAGACTAGTACTAAAAATACTAATAAAGAAATGTTATGGGCAATTGCTCCAGCACCCAATGGTACCAATACGTTTGTTGGTTTAGATGGAGATCAAACCTCTGGTGTCCAATCTAGTATTAGCCAAACTATCGGTGATTTAACAATTGGTCAACAGTATACCCTAACTTTTGATTGGGGTGCAGCACAAATGCAAAGCCGTGATGGAGATACTCAAGAATATCTTGCAGTTACTTTTGGTAGTGATACACAAGATACTAGTACTATAGATAATCCTTCTCATAGTTTTACTGGCTGGCAGTCTGAGACTATGACTTTTACTGCAACTGCAGCAAGTCAAACCTTAACGTTTCTTTCTGTAGGTACTCCGAGTGGGCTTCCTCCTATGGCATTATTAACCAATGTATCTATGGTAGCTAATGTTCCAGAACCCTCTGTAATGATGCTCTTTGGTACAGGATTAATTGGATTAGCTTTCATAAGCCGTCGCCGCACAGTCACACTAGAATAG
- a CDS encoding HPF/RaiA family ribosome-associated protein: MKLPLEVTFRDTEYSPAVEENIKEQADKLHQFYEEIIRCHVIVEKGDKHHNQGNIYHVRIDLTIPGKELVVSREPEKNHAHEDVYIAIRDSFRAMRRQLEEYIRRQRDQGKHDKASFENESDLL, translated from the coding sequence ATGAAATTACCATTAGAGGTAACTTTTCGTGATACTGAATATTCACCTGCAGTAGAAGAAAATATTAAAGAACAAGCAGATAAACTACATCAATTCTACGAGGAGATTATTCGCTGCCATGTGATTGTAGAAAAAGGGGACAAACACCATAATCAGGGTAATATCTATCATGTACGGATAGATCTTACTATCCCAGGAAAAGAGCTAGTCGTCAGCCGTGAGCCAGAAAAAAACCATGCCCATGAAGATGTTTACATTGCTATTCGAGATTCTTTCCGCGCTATGCGTCGTCAGCTAGAAGAATATATACGTCGCCAGCGGGATCAAGGAAAGCACGATAAAGCTTCATTTGAAAATGAAAGCGATCTTTTATAA
- the corA gene encoding magnesium/cobalt transporter CorA: protein MTHYTKSQLKMQEFSEVPECQENILESKNIWIHIQDLADYKTLLYFAALFNIHPLAIEDIFKKEQRPKIEPYEEQLFIVLGLPITEDNTLKIRRVGLFLGKNYLISFCDGINNPFAILQKKLHRKNNKIQDRSIDYLFYTLVDSVIDQGFPLLEHKGEEVENLEEILLFQPTRSELTQIHQLKRELLLLRRIFWPQREVINALLHMESDLISPDTQIYLRDCYDHSIQLMELLETYRDMAGNMLDLYLSSISNHTNEVMRILTIISTIFIPLTFIVGVYGMNFEPSNNNPWAMPELRWYYGYPIVWLVMASIVIGLLAFFKKRKWF from the coding sequence ATTACTCACTATACAAAATCTCAGCTTAAAATGCAGGAGTTTTCTGAGGTACCTGAGTGCCAAGAAAATATTCTTGAATCTAAGAATATTTGGATTCACATTCAAGATTTAGCAGACTATAAAACTTTGCTGTACTTTGCAGCATTATTTAATATTCATCCCCTAGCCATAGAGGATATTTTTAAAAAAGAACAGCGTCCCAAAATAGAGCCCTATGAAGAGCAATTATTTATCGTTCTAGGATTACCTATTACTGAAGACAATACTTTAAAAATTAGAAGAGTAGGCTTATTTCTAGGAAAGAACTATCTAATTAGTTTTTGTGATGGGATAAATAATCCCTTTGCAATCCTTCAAAAGAAATTACACCGAAAAAACAATAAGATTCAAGATCGCAGTATCGATTACCTGTTTTATACCTTGGTAGATTCTGTGATCGATCAAGGATTTCCCTTACTAGAACACAAGGGAGAAGAAGTTGAAAATTTAGAAGAGATTTTATTATTTCAGCCCACTAGATCTGAGCTTACTCAAATACACCAACTAAAGCGAGAACTATTACTTTTGCGGCGAATATTTTGGCCTCAAAGAGAAGTGATTAACGCATTGCTACATATGGAAAGTGATTTAATTAGTCCAGATACCCAAATATATCTTCGAGATTGTTACGATCATAGTATTCAATTAATGGAACTATTAGAAACTTATCGAGATATGGCAGGGAATATGCTTGATCTTTATCTCTCTAGCATTAGTAATCACACTAATGAAGTGATGCGAATATTGACCATTATTTCTACTATTTTTATTCCTTTAACATTTATTGTGGGTGTTTATGGAATGAATTTTGAACCAAGCAATAATAACCCTTGGGCGATGCCAGAATTAAGATGGTATTACGGATATCCTATAGTGTGGCTAGTGATGGCCTCTATTGTAATTGGGTTGCTAGCTTTTTTTAAAAAGCGTAAGTGGTTCTAA
- a CDS encoding DUF599 domain-containing protein, protein MMSYWDYGFTLLAIVILSSYHIWLLWKTHHQPLSTAIGLSRRIRKIWVKQIIAENQALLAIQTLRNWTMAATLLSSTAILIALGILNVAFVTESEPELAKLIDYLGYPSENFWLLKLITLSSDFFFAFFNFILAIRYYNHVGFIITVSGHEEANIGVESVTKILQRGANHYTLGMRGYYFSIPLSLWLFGSIWLLVGSLLLIVILLRLDRFV, encoded by the coding sequence ATGATGTCTTACTGGGATTATGGATTTACTTTACTCGCAATCGTTATATTAAGTAGCTACCATATTTGGTTACTATGGAAAACTCACCATCAACCCCTATCTACTGCTATCGGGCTATCTCGCAGAATTCGCAAAATTTGGGTAAAGCAAATTATTGCTGAAAATCAAGCACTGCTTGCTATTCAAACCCTTAGAAACTGGACGATGGCAGCAACTTTGCTGTCTTCTACTGCAATTTTAATTGCCCTAGGCATTTTAAATGTAGCCTTTGTGACAGAAAGCGAACCTGAGTTGGCAAAATTAATAGACTATCTTGGCTATCCTAGTGAAAACTTCTGGCTATTGAAATTAATCACTTTAAGCAGCGATTTTTTCTTTGCTTTTTTTAATTTTATCCTAGCTATCCGCTACTATAATCATGTTGGATTTATTATTACTGTCTCTGGGCATGAAGAGGCAAACATTGGCGTAGAATCTGTCACAAAGATCCTTCAAAGAGGAGCAAATCATTATACGCTAGGAATGCGAGGGTATTACTTTTCTATCCCCTTATCACTTTGGTTATTTGGTTCAATTTGGCTACTAGTAGGATCATTATTGCTGATTGTAATACTATTGCGACTTGATCGGTTCGTATAA
- a CDS encoding efflux RND transporter permease subunit, translated as MFDKLLNFSLQRRWLVILFVLGLIFTGVYSFQNLSISAVPDISNVQVIINTPAPGYSPSETEELVTFPVELAMLGTPRLQETRSISKYGLSQVVVIFEDGTDIYFARQQIIERIQAATANLPYGITPQIGPIATGLGEVFLWSLEAMPYARKPDGTPYTLTDLRTLQDWVIRPQLLTTPGLVEVNSMGGYKKEYHVTPDPQKLIAYGLSFQEIIAALSYNNNNVGAGYIEHKGEQYLIRVPGRVHTLDEIRHIQVGFSQGIPILVQDVAEVLLGKELRTGAATREGEEATIGIAIMLLGKNGHTVAHATNKRLMEINDTLPKGVTAQPFYNRTTLVDNAIATVEHNLIEGATLVIIVLTLLLGNIRAALIAAIVIPLSLLFTISGMVSGGISANLLSLGAIDFGVIVDGAVVIVENSIRHLTEEQARLKRPLTLDERLKAVYISSQESRRALLFGQMIIMVVYIPIFALSGVEGKMFHPMAQTVIIALLGAMILSVTFVPAALALFIGQWVSEKENLFMELAQKAYIPILNFSLKNRGLMVTIALVAVTLSGLLVTRIGSEFVPNLDEGDILIANFRMPGTSLSQSIAMEKDLEKALRIFPEIKTIASRIGTAEVATEVMGPERSDTYVILKPREEWPDPKRLKQDLVEAIEQELENLPGATLHEISQPIKDRFNEMLSGVKADVSVKVFGDDRQILLNSANQIANVLNIIPGATDVRVEQVTGLPVLNIKIKQQNLARYGLNIANIQGIIQAATGGMVAGQIYQGDRRFDLVVRLPEQYREDISHLSRLPIPLPIPNLTTSNSIQDSSRLSTHNISTIDPANAQHGGSYSSLNSHGISMVNYIPLSAVAKIDIHAGPNQITRENGKRRIVTTFNVRGRDMGSVVADAQKKIQEEVKIPAGYWVSWGGEFKLMIKAAQRLTIVIPIALLLVFFLLYSTFGNFKDGLLVFTGIPFALTGGILALWIRGINLSISAGVGFIALSGVAVLNGLVMVAFINKLYKEDGLSLEKAVYQGALTRLRPVLMTALVASLGFIPMALAVSVGAEVQRPLATVVIGGIVSSTILTLLLLPTFYTWAYTNRSSRNSITISNNDPTSSQIEPNNQSDKGIEK; from the coding sequence ATGTTTGATAAGCTTTTAAATTTCTCGCTCCAGCGGCGTTGGTTAGTGATTTTATTTGTTCTAGGGCTTATCTTTACTGGTGTCTATAGCTTCCAAAATTTATCAATCAGTGCTGTGCCAGACATTAGTAATGTTCAAGTTATTATTAACACCCCAGCACCAGGGTATTCTCCTTCAGAAACCGAAGAGTTAGTTACTTTTCCAGTAGAACTAGCTATGCTGGGAACCCCTCGGCTTCAAGAGACACGATCCATCTCGAAATATGGTCTTTCTCAAGTGGTTGTAATTTTTGAAGATGGTACAGATATTTATTTTGCTCGCCAACAGATCATTGAACGTATTCAAGCAGCTACCGCTAATTTACCCTACGGTATTACTCCTCAAATTGGTCCTATTGCGACCGGACTAGGAGAAGTATTTTTGTGGTCATTAGAAGCAATGCCTTATGCACGCAAACCTGATGGCACTCCTTATACTTTAACTGATTTACGTACTTTACAAGATTGGGTTATCCGCCCTCAATTACTTACCACTCCAGGATTGGTAGAGGTAAATAGTATGGGAGGATATAAGAAAGAATATCATGTAACGCCAGATCCTCAGAAATTAATAGCATACGGATTAAGCTTTCAAGAAATAATTGCCGCACTTTCTTACAACAATAATAATGTGGGTGCAGGTTACATTGAGCACAAGGGAGAACAATATCTCATTCGAGTACCAGGGCGGGTTCATACTTTAGATGAGATCCGCCATATCCAAGTAGGATTCTCTCAAGGCATTCCAATCTTAGTGCAAGACGTAGCCGAAGTCCTATTGGGAAAAGAGCTTCGGACTGGTGCGGCTACTAGGGAAGGTGAGGAAGCTACCATAGGGATTGCGATTATGTTATTGGGCAAAAATGGTCATACCGTTGCTCATGCCACCAATAAGAGGCTCATGGAAATAAATGATACCCTACCTAAGGGAGTAACAGCCCAGCCCTTTTATAATCGAACAACCTTAGTTGATAATGCGATTGCCACTGTAGAGCATAATCTTATTGAAGGTGCTACATTAGTGATTATCGTACTCACATTACTGCTTGGTAATATTAGAGCAGCCCTCATTGCAGCTATTGTAATCCCACTTTCCTTACTATTTACTATTTCTGGCATGGTTAGCGGTGGCATAAGTGCTAATTTATTAAGCTTAGGAGCGATTGATTTTGGAGTAATTGTAGACGGCGCAGTGGTCATTGTTGAAAACAGTATTCGTCATCTTACTGAAGAGCAAGCTCGGTTAAAACGCCCTTTAACTTTAGATGAACGGTTAAAAGCTGTCTATATTTCTTCTCAGGAATCTCGGCGTGCCCTTTTATTTGGGCAGATGATTATTATGGTGGTATATATTCCTATTTTTGCCCTATCTGGGGTAGAAGGTAAAATGTTTCACCCCATGGCTCAGACAGTTATTATTGCTCTTTTAGGTGCTATGATTCTTTCAGTCACTTTTGTACCTGCAGCTCTCGCTTTATTTATTGGACAATGGGTTTCAGAAAAAGAAAATCTTTTTATGGAACTAGCGCAAAAAGCTTATATCCCTATTTTAAATTTTTCTCTTAAAAATAGAGGACTTATGGTAACTATTGCGCTGGTTGCAGTGACCCTAAGTGGTTTATTAGTAACCCGTATCGGCAGTGAGTTTGTGCCTAATTTGGATGAAGGAGATATATTAATTGCTAATTTTCGAATGCCTGGTACCAGTTTAAGCCAATCTATTGCAATGGAAAAAGATCTGGAAAAAGCACTTCGAATATTCCCTGAAATAAAAACTATTGCTTCCCGTATTGGCACTGCAGAGGTAGCTACCGAAGTTATGGGACCTGAGCGTAGCGATACTTACGTTATACTCAAACCTAGAGAAGAATGGCCTGATCCTAAACGATTAAAACAAGATCTAGTAGAAGCAATAGAGCAAGAACTAGAAAATCTACCTGGTGCTACGCTGCACGAAATCAGCCAGCCAATTAAGGATCGTTTTAATGAAATGCTCTCTGGTGTTAAAGCGGATGTCTCAGTTAAAGTATTTGGAGATGATCGTCAAATATTGTTAAACAGCGCAAATCAAATTGCCAATGTTCTTAACATTATTCCTGGAGCTACCGATGTACGAGTAGAGCAAGTGACTGGACTACCAGTTTTAAATATTAAAATAAAACAACAAAATTTAGCCCGCTATGGGCTTAACATTGCTAATATTCAAGGAATTATTCAAGCGGCTACTGGTGGAATGGTCGCTGGGCAGATCTACCAAGGAGATCGCCGTTTTGATTTAGTAGTGCGGTTGCCGGAGCAGTATCGAGAAGATATTTCTCATTTAAGCCGACTCCCTATTCCTTTACCAATACCAAATTTGACTACTTCAAACAGCATTCAAGATTCTAGTAGGCTTTCTACTCATAATATTAGTACGATTGATCCTGCCAATGCTCAACATGGAGGCAGTTACTCTTCTCTTAATTCCCATGGTATCAGTATGGTTAATTATATTCCTTTAAGTGCGGTGGCTAAAATAGATATTCATGCAGGCCCGAATCAAATTACTCGAGAGAATGGAAAACGGCGAATAGTAACAACTTTTAATGTGCGTGGCCGAGATATGGGCTCTGTAGTAGCAGATGCTCAGAAAAAAATCCAAGAAGAAGTAAAAATACCTGCCGGTTATTGGGTAAGTTGGGGAGGAGAATTTAAATTAATGATTAAAGCAGCACAACGCCTTACTATTGTTATTCCTATTGCACTCTTACTTGTTTTTTTCCTGCTATATAGTACTTTTGGTAACTTTAAAGATGGGTTATTAGTTTTTACGGGGATTCCCTTCGCTTTAACTGGAGGAATTCTCGCTCTTTGGATTCGAGGTATTAACTTATCTATTTCTGCTGGAGTAGGTTTTATCGCTCTTTCTGGGGTAGCTGTATTGAATGGGCTAGTAATGGTTGCTTTTATTAATAAACTCTATAAAGAGGATGGATTATCTCTAGAAAAAGCTGTTTACCAAGGAGCGTTAACTCGCTTACGTCCAGTATTAATGACTGCGCTTGTTGCCTCTTTAGGTTTTATCCCTATGGCATTAGCGGTAAGTGTAGGTGCTGAAGTGCAACGTCCTTTAGCTACAGTAGTTATTGGAGGGATTGTTTCCTCTACCATACTTACTTTATTGCTTTTACCTACTTTCTATACTTGGGCTTATACGAACCGATCAAGTCGCAATAGTATTACAATCAGCAATAATGATCCTACTAGTAGCCAAATTGAACCAAATAACCAAAGTGATAAGGGGATAGAAAAGTAA
- a CDS encoding efflux RND transporter periplasmic adaptor subunit, with protein sequence MKYKTKLIAIISVIGLGIILGVLILRSESPIEFSQNEEKTEDIQNESKIYISLNDKEREKVDIQIKVAGPEVLQSTLIFPGEIEFNPKRISDVVPLVDGVATEVHKFIGDKVIKGETLAVLESQTLAELRSQYLVALRQLDFTKVIADREEILWKEKVSAQQDYLAAKIDRSKAEVLVKAAKQKLLALGMPESHLSEDSHIPFNRYELHAPFDGEIVQQNLVLGEAAAPSVAVFSIADLSTVWGEITIYTKDLNAVQVGQEVVIEATDTGLTTIGTLFYIGPLVGQRTRSAIAYVEIPNVQGYWRPGLFINARISRKQNKIPIAVDHEAIQTYEDSPIIFVQHGDKFEARSVTLGERDDQWVEVREGLAAGEFYVAHNSFFLKAELNGLLNNDEDAE encoded by the coding sequence ATGAAATATAAAACCAAATTGATTGCCATCATAAGTGTTATTGGACTAGGAATCATCCTCGGGGTGCTTATATTAAGATCAGAATCTCCTATAGAATTTTCTCAAAATGAAGAAAAGACAGAGGATATTCAAAATGAAAGTAAAATTTATATCTCTCTTAATGATAAAGAGCGAGAAAAAGTTGATATTCAAATAAAGGTTGCTGGTCCAGAAGTCTTACAATCCACTCTTATTTTTCCTGGAGAAATAGAATTTAATCCGAAAAGAATATCCGATGTAGTGCCATTAGTAGACGGGGTAGCGACTGAGGTGCATAAATTTATAGGGGATAAAGTAATAAAGGGAGAAACCCTAGCTGTTTTAGAAAGCCAAACATTGGCAGAACTTAGAAGCCAATATCTAGTAGCACTTCGACAATTAGACTTTACAAAGGTAATAGCCGATCGAGAAGAAATCTTATGGAAAGAAAAAGTCTCTGCACAACAAGATTATTTAGCAGCTAAGATTGATCGGAGTAAAGCTGAAGTTTTAGTTAAAGCGGCAAAACAAAAGCTGCTTGCACTAGGAATGCCTGAATCTCATCTTTCTGAAGATTCTCATATACCTTTTAATCGTTATGAACTACATGCACCTTTTGATGGAGAAATAGTTCAACAAAACTTAGTATTGGGGGAAGCAGCTGCTCCTTCGGTAGCGGTATTTTCCATCGCCGATCTTTCTACAGTCTGGGGTGAAATCACTATTTACACCAAAGATCTAAATGCTGTTCAGGTAGGTCAGGAAGTAGTTATTGAAGCTACGGACACAGGGCTGACCACGATAGGGACACTTTTTTACATTGGTCCTTTAGTAGGACAAAGAACTCGCTCAGCAATTGCTTATGTAGAGATTCCTAATGTGCAAGGTTATTGGCGCCCCGGATTATTTATTAACGCAAGAATTTCCCGTAAGCAAAATAAAATCCCTATCGCTGTAGATCATGAAGCAATACAAACTTATGAAGATAGCCCAATCATTTTTGTCCAGCATGGGGATAAATTTGAAGCTCGATCCGTTACTTTAGGAGAAAGAGACGATCAATGGGTTGAAGTACGAGAAGGTCTTGCGGCAGGTGAATTTTATGTAGCACATAATAGCTTTTTCTTAAAAGCTGAGCTCAATGGGTTACTTAATAACGATGAGGATGCAGAATAA
- a CDS encoding TolC family protein, producing the protein MGILIKKISNLFIGYIVIATLTGCGAYYSSRFPKIGLASVRDQEIINEKKVIKTPLARDIKETLPEEETETFKVHEPAGNITLSQVLTLVLMKNPVLSVFSKEIRAREAEIIQAGLLPNPELHFDSEDLANDRLRQFGDGPQIISSLSQVILLGGKRMKRVIAANLTRDLATWDYEVQRMNVLTQTSKNFTAMLNAQEKLDLAKQLMKLAEQVVYVVSKRVERGKTSPVEETKARVALSSVQVELIQAAQEFHAAKKRLAVLWGSTEPKFERAIGQLREISPIPSLEQLTQLIHQNPDLARWTTELAQRKAIVDLEKSEAIPDITVSIGDVLYPGPGDGNPSTNANGLAAGISIPLPVFNRNQGDILAAHHRLAKAKEAQYAARVQIVSDLSTAYQELASARAEAIILNTQTVPGAQSAFDAATRGFRLGKFDFLSVLNAQQTLFDSKAKYLQALTEYHQSIAEVERLIGDRLEVAIHL; encoded by the coding sequence ATGGGGATTCTTATTAAAAAAATCTCTAACCTATTTATAGGTTACATTGTTATAGCTACTTTAACTGGATGTGGGGCTTACTATAGCTCTAGATTTCCTAAAATTGGACTGGCTTCAGTTAGAGATCAAGAAATTATTAATGAAAAAAAGGTGATTAAAACTCCTTTAGCTAGAGATATTAAAGAAACTTTACCAGAAGAAGAAACAGAAACCTTTAAGGTACACGAGCCTGCTGGAAATATTACTTTATCTCAAGTACTGACTTTAGTATTAATGAAAAACCCAGTACTCTCGGTCTTTTCTAAAGAAATTAGAGCAAGAGAAGCGGAGATTATTCAAGCCGGTTTATTGCCAAATCCAGAGCTGCACTTCGATTCAGAAGATCTTGCCAATGATCGGCTAAGACAATTTGGAGATGGTCCGCAAATTATTAGTAGCTTAAGCCAAGTAATTCTCCTTGGAGGTAAGCGTATGAAGCGAGTCATTGCTGCAAACCTCACTCGAGATTTAGCTACTTGGGATTATGAAGTACAGCGAATGAATGTACTTACTCAGACGTCTAAAAATTTTACCGCCATGCTCAACGCTCAAGAAAAATTAGATCTTGCAAAACAGCTTATGAAACTCGCCGAGCAAGTCGTCTATGTAGTTTCGAAACGAGTTGAAAGAGGGAAAACCTCACCAGTAGAAGAAACTAAAGCTCGGGTTGCCTTATCTTCTGTGCAAGTAGAATTGATTCAAGCAGCCCAGGAATTTCATGCAGCTAAAAAAAGATTAGCAGTACTTTGGGGAAGTACTGAACCTAAGTTTGAACGGGCTATAGGGCAGCTTAGAGAAATTTCCCCTATTCCTTCTTTAGAACAACTCACTCAATTAATCCACCAAAACCCTGATCTTGCTCGCTGGACTACTGAGCTTGCTCAAAGAAAAGCAATAGTAGATCTAGAAAAAAGTGAAGCCATTCCGGATATTACTGTCAGTATTGGAGATGTACTTTACCCTGGCCCAGGAGACGGGAATCCTTCTACCAATGCTAATGGACTTGCTGCAGGAATTTCAATACCCTTACCTGTATTTAACCGCAATCAGGGGGATATTTTAGCAGCCCACCATCGTTTAGCTAAGGCGAAAGAAGCCCAATATGCTGCTCGAGTACAAATTGTTTCTGATTTGAGCACAGCCTATCAGGAGTTGGCCAGTGCTCGAGCAGAGGCAATTATTTTAAATACTCAAACTGTCCCGGGAGCACAGAGTGCTTTTGATGCTGCTACTCGAGGTTTTCGTTTGGGTAAGTTTGATTTTCTTAGTGTATTAAATGCACAACAAACTCTTTTTGATTCTAAAGCAAAATACTTGCAAGCCCTCACTGAATATCACCAATCTATTGCTGAAGTAGAACGACTTATTGGAGATCGACTTGAGGTTGCGATACATCTTTAA